DNA from Athene noctua chromosome Z, bAthNoc1.hap1.1, whole genome shotgun sequence:
gaaaagcaattaaatacATGACACGTTAGCCCCAAATATATGTTTACTTACAAAACACCTGGAGAGTTTTCCCATGATCTTTCTGCTCCTAGTATATCTGTTGTAGAAGGACTGCCATCATTTTCCAGATGATTGGAAAAATCTTTGGTTGAGCTCTCCAGACCTCTGTCAGCCTTCGAGATAAGCAGCTCAAGCTGGtcttctaaaaaacaaaaaaccaggaCACAATGCGTCCAACTCTCTTGAAAGGCATTATTTCCACATTACTTTGAATTGTGGGCAATCCTCAGAGAAAATTACTCCGGATGAATTAGCATTGGAAATATTTTACAGAGAGTATAGCTCCAATACAACTCCTCTGGTTGCCGTGGTATGGCAGTAGGGCATTAATTCATCAGTATCAAATGGGATCTGCAACGTTCTAGCCAGGAAAGTATTTGAAGTAGTCAAGAGTTTCTTACATAAAACAACTACAGTATGCAGCATTCAAGATTATTTAATGCTTTTAAGGTACTTCCATGCTCTAGAAAGTGTAACTAATAATAATTCACAATACAATGTTAAATATTACTTATTAATATTCTAAGTTCTTAGGTTAGTTTTCTTATTTCATACGGATTTTTCTAATAGCTGCTTTTACAGACACCTGGGAGAGAAACCACACAACCTATAGATGCAAATCACATATATAATCACATCCAGAACCCGTATTTAAAACCAGGTTGAGACAAGCACTCAAAATGACAGACACATTCTCACATATTTCTTTATACCTAGCCTGTTCCCGATTGGTAAAAAGTTCTGTGTGAAAAGAAAGATGTAAGCCTGCACACGCATTAGAAAGGTATTTGCAGACATTTTTATATCCGATGTTTTTATCTTGCTGGTATTTCACAATACCAAGCTCACCACAGCAGGACCTCCTGCTTCTGAGGAGCAAAAGTAGCACCATAGGCCATTCCCAAGGGAAGTTTTTCCATCAACTGAAGGCCCTGGATAACCTAAATATACGGGTTACAAATATCTCCTGCTGACTGCGTAGAGAAAAAAGCCTGCACAATAAATGGTATTTTTTACCAGTTTGACAGGTTCGTTTACACAATGTTTAGCAGTCTCTCTCCCTCAAGGTTACACTTcatgtaatttaatttaatgcttgaaattctattaaaatatttgtggaaTTACTGTCATTATCTTGCAGTCAGGTACTAAATATGCCACTGTAATAAATACTTTGCTGTAAAAGGAATGCTTAAATATTGATTTATATATGAAAACTTACAGTATAAAAGCTGTTTAACTTCATCAACTACTAGTAAGTGCTTTGAGTCATTTGTCAAAGATGGAAGTGAATAAATACTGCACAGTGCGGTCAGACTAACATAGCTAGAGAGCGTTGgcttaaaaaatgtaaatgtctaTACGCACACACaccttcaaaattaaaaaaaacaattgtATCAATTATCCTTACCTCTGGACAGCTTTTGAGTGTGCTTGGAAATTGAGTTTTCACATGGGGACCATGCATCTGGACTGTTACAGCTGcaactttcttctgctttttcacaACCTCTCGCATCCAGGCAAGTATTTTGCtcaaaaaaatcagaattgtCTTTATCTACAGAGTGTCGTTTTTTCAGGATCTCTAAAGTTTGTGAAGAGGAAGCTTTGCCTTGTATATGAAAATTTTGACCACTGGTTGCTTTAGTTGAATCAGAAAAAAGGTTGTAACTCTTAAGCCAGACTGGGTAGTGAAAATTGGGAATACTACTTATCCCTGATACACTTAAGTCGGATTTCTGACAAGTAAGCCATCTtggataatttttaaaagtgttagAGTTCTCTTCAAAAGATAAGGGCTTTGAACTTCCTTCAGAGGAGGCAGAATTGCACCTATCAGGTGTATAGACATGACGTTTCTTTTTGCTGAAGTCTTTGCGTGGATTCTGGGCAGCAACACCTTTCCCATTCTCCAGGAGACTGAAACCACTTTCAGTCTCGAGTGATGAGGTTTGGTAAGGGCAGGAAGATGCTTTCAGGGACCGTCTGTTCCACTCACTACTTGGATGCCTCGATTTAGAAGGACTAGGTTGGCCAAAGGGCAGTGATCCATCTGCTGGGAATGCTAACAGATCGTCTGTCGCCAGGCTAATCAAGTCTGGGTCACACTCAATCTGCCTTCCAGAGGGTGAAACGAGAGAACCCAATCCTACGGGCCGATTAAAATCCTCTggtgctgaaaaacaaaaatattttacatgaattGCTAAACCTTAAGCACACCAAAAGGATACATTTGTAAGATTTAACATGAAGTAATAGTTTGAAGCTGAAATATATTCTTTACCCAGGGGGGTATGGAATCATCGTTCTTGCAGGAGTGGTTCTGTTTCTAATCAGAATCTCGATAAAAAGTCAAAAGCTCCCCCTCCTTTCGTTGTACacaataattaaagaaaatactcaaagctgtaaatatttaaagagaaacGAGAAATCAACATTCTACAGCCCATTTTTAGTTTCACATTCAGAACTGTATTTTGCAGACGTGTCCTTAGTACTGCAGTCCTAGTAGTGACACTTCCTCCACACCCCAGGGTTAGACGTGACTTTCCCCATATTCAAACCAGGCACAtttactagaaaaagaaaaaaaaaaaaaaagctaaaaccaaGAGCTTGCAAGGCAAGTAGCCAGATAATGGGCTTATAGACCCATTTTGTGATTCTACACAAACTTACATACTGCATAAGATCTGACTTGAGAGTTTTTCAGGGAAGAATTAtagcattaaattatttttttaactgaaactaTGAAGCACTTCGATTTATGAAAAACAGGTTTTCCTCAGCTAATACCTGGAAGTTATTTTTTCTCACTTGCACTGTAATACCAGTAGGAAAAATCTGTACATTGTAACATACAAAACTTACCTGTGGACAAGCTAAAGTCTGAACAGAGCTAAAGAGACTTCTGCAAAAAAACTACAACGGAGAAATTTCAGAGTAAAGCATGAGGAGATGACATCCTTCATAGAACAGTTTCTCATTTTTAGTGATTatcagaatgtttcttttttgtttgggaaATCAGTTAAACATAAGTAGAATGCGgtttatattagaaaaatataaaccagaagCTAAACACAGCTAAAAACCAGCTATCCTGGTAAGAGAAAGAAAGGTGTGAAGCTAGAGGAAGGTTATAGGTTGAAGAAAATGCTGGTtatatggtgaaaaaaaaaaaaaaaaaagccctgaataATACAATATACTACCATAACTGTCTATGCCAAAGCAACTCAGGCAAGCATCCTTTTTCAGGTACAAAGTTTGCCTGTACTGAGGACTTTGTTATTTTAGATGTCACGGACAAAGCATTTGCAATATAAATTAGCTCAAGCACAGTTATCTACTCTAGACTTTCTCATAAACTGATTATATGAACTTTTATTTGGTCAAGCTAACTAATAATTACAGAAGCCAGATCAAACCCACATGTTGGGTTAGACTTCAGGCCCAAATGTACATTCCATAAAAATCAAGGGATAAGAGGCAAATTTTGTTTTAAGACAAAGCAGTGTTTAAGGGAACTCTGTCAATTAATTAGATTCTGACTTGACTTACTCTGGAAAGgaaactgagggtttttttttttttttcccaagactcAAGTTGAAGCAGTGATTTGCTTCACATATAGAAAACACAATTTCTATTCCATACTCTTGAATTTATTATTGCCTCTGTGAGTTTGGTCACGAAATCTCATCAATCCACCAAGTATTTATGAAAAAGCACTACAGAGAATGACAAATATTGCTAGCCAGGACCAAGCATCATTTACTATACCATAAAGACTTGCAAGCAGTTGTATGGGGAATATTCCTTCAACAAAACACACCTGGTGCGAGACAAGGAGTTGCATCACCGTCGGCAATgacaggaaaagaacaaaaaagaccaaaactTATTAAACAACATATTTACAGAGACATACCGTGTTTTTCCTTGGCACGATGCTTTGGAAACTTAACTTGTTTGGGAGTGCTTTGATATATGCAGATTTTTCCGGTGCTTATTTCTGAAGAGGTGAGGCTTAAATCAAAATCTTCAATATAAGCTTCCAAAGCCTCAGACGCAGAGCTGTAAAGCTTGTCCTTGTACTGAATCCAGCTGTTGGAGTATGGATTGTTGCTGTCGATACTACAGCTTGTTAAAAGAGAAGATACTGTCGAATCAGGAGAGCAGACACCGCTTTCTTTTATTGAGCTTGTCATGGTTTTTAGTCAAGTTTCTGTGGGAATCTTCACTCATCTTTTTAATCAatctaaatggaaaaagaaacaaacatgcaAGTGATCATCTCCACTGAAATGTTTTCCCATAAACTGCAACGTATCTAGgattttttaacttttgttttgTAATTACTATTTTCCTAAAAATTACTATTTAGCTATTCAACTTGCTGCGTTCCAAATAAGTTTGTCTACACACGTGCCACCCCTAGAAAGctcaaaggcagaaaataaaggctccgagaaaaaaaaaaaaaaaaagagataactgGGGAAACTGCCTGTATATTGAAA
Protein-coding regions in this window:
- the CZH18orf54 gene encoding lung adenoma susceptibility protein 2; the protein is MTSSIKESGVCSPDSTVSSLLTSCSIDSNNPYSNSWIQYKDKLYSSASEALEAYIEDFDLSLTSSEISTGKICIYQSTPKQVKFPKHRAKEKHAPEDFNRPVGLGSLVSPSGRQIECDPDLISLATDDLLAFPADGSLPFGQPSPSKSRHPSSEWNRRSLKASSCPYQTSSLETESGFSLLENGKGVAAQNPRKDFSKKKRHVYTPDRCNSASSEGSSKPLSFEENSNTFKNYPRWLTCQKSDLSVSGISSIPNFHYPVWLKSYNLFSDSTKATSGQNFHIQGKASSSQTLEILKKRHSVDKDNSDFFEQNTCLDARGCEKAEESCSCNSPDAWSPCENSISKHTQKLSREDQLELLISKADRGLESSTKDFSNHLENDGSPSTTDILGAERSWENSPGVFKPPGPVCCEDMENAPPLPRADIIQKFLEDCLNDKNKDVAFSGHHHDRPLEALKRMLFKLQAIQGSLSQNETAEQKEEFEKLSEKAEAELKLCDSERIPLTNSIRKALHHLSHLKSLVEDNQQEQNDDHQEKKEEE